From a single Pseudoalteromonas nigrifaciens genomic region:
- the rplX gene encoding 50S ribosomal protein L24, protein MAAKIRRDDEVIVLAGKDKGKRGKVLSVVTESGRLFVEGINLIKKHQKPVPQLNQPGGIVEKEASIDVSNVAIYNSETSKADRVGFKIEDGKKLRIFKSTGKTI, encoded by the coding sequence ATGGCAGCAAAAATCCGTCGTGATGACGAAGTAATCGTTCTAGCAGGTAAAGACAAAGGTAAGCGCGGAAAAGTGCTTTCAGTTGTTACTGAATCTGGAAGATTATTTGTCGAAGGCATAAACTTGATCAAAAAGCACCAAAAGCCGGTTCCACAATTGAACCAGCCTGGCGGTATTGTTGAGAAAGAAGCGTCTATCGACGTATCAAACGTTGCGATCTACAACTCGGAAACGAGTAAAGCAGATCGTGTAGGTTTCAAGATTGAAGATGGTAAGAAATTACGTA